TGCGACTGGGCGTGCTGAAGCAGCCGGAAGCGGCGGCGCAGATGGGCAAGCTGTTCGCCGCCAAGGGCAAGCTCGGGCGCCGCCCGAAGGCGGGCGACACCTTCTGATGGCGGCGGCCACGCGCCCATTCATCCTGGTGCTGGCCGGCGTCAACGGCGCGGGCAAGAGCTCGGTCGGCGGCGCCCTGCTCGCCGAGCATGGCCTGACCTGGTTCAACCCGGACACCTGCGCGCGGGAGCTCATCGCGCAGCTCGGGATCGCGCCCGAAGAGGCGAACGCCCGCGCATGGAACCTCGGCCGCGAACGGCTGGAAGCGGCCATCGCGCAAGGCTCCAACTATGCCTTCGAGACCACGCTGGGCGCGAGCACCATTCCCGCGCTGCTCGCCCGCGCCGCATCGAGCCACGACGTGGTCATGATCTTCTGCGGGCTGTCCTCGCCCGAGCAGCACATCGCCCGCGTGCGGGCGCGCGTGGCGCGCGGCGGCCACGACATCCCCGAGGCCAAGATCCGCGAGCGCTGGATCGCATCGCGCGCCAACCTCATCAAGCTGCTGCCCAAGCTCACGCGGCTGCAGGTCTTCGACAACAGCGCGGAGGCGCCGCCCGGAGGCGACATCGCAGACCCGGTGCTGGTGCTGGAGCTGAGCGCGGGCGAGCCCGTCTTTCCGCAGCCGGGCGACCTGGCCGCGCTCGCGGCCACGCCGGCCTGGGCACGGCCGATCGTCCAGGCAGCGATCGAACTGCTGGGCTGACAGATCGCCAAGGCCTGTGCGCGGAACTTGAGGCCGTGGGCAGCGCAGATCTTGCGCAACCTCGGTCTGGAGGATTGCTAAAGGAAATCCCGAGCCGCTCGATCGCATGCTGCGCCCGACACCC
This genomic window from Variovorax sp. V93 contains:
- a CDS encoding AAA family ATPase; protein product: MAAATRPFILVLAGVNGAGKSSVGGALLAEHGLTWFNPDTCARELIAQLGIAPEEANARAWNLGRERLEAAIAQGSNYAFETTLGASTIPALLARAASSHDVVMIFCGLSSPEQHIARVRARVARGGHDIPEAKIRERWIASRANLIKLLPKLTRLQVFDNSAEAPPGGDIADPVLVLELSAGEPVFPQPGDLAALAATPAWARPIVQAAIELLG